In Natrinema amylolyticum, the following are encoded in one genomic region:
- a CDS encoding CobW family GTP-binding protein, with product MKTDTDGEIPVTILSGSLGAGKTTLLNHLLSSAGDRTLAVLVNDMGEVNVDAELVAEGSELELDDGVAELSNGCICCELQDDLETAVVRLARDRSFDHLVVESSGISEPAPVARLFTTESRVAALYDVDTLVTVLDTPAFLEAFAGEERPERRGDEDDRPLSDLLVEQVEVSNLVLLNKADLCSEAELAEAEELVRALQPEAETIPTEFSGVDPDRLLGAGLFDPGRVNDLPGWKRALESADDDHDHDESGHADHDGRRDEDDHRGHHHPDEVYGVSSFVYRSRRPFHPERFAAFLRELPRSIVRSKGTAWLADNEMRVSIAQAGPSVRATAQGPWIASLPEVERDMYRSNRPDLEWHDEHGDRRTELVFIGTDYDEGKLRAALEDALVTDAEWETKFDGPFPEAQGDEAVVREP from the coding sequence ATGAAGACGGACACGGACGGGGAGATCCCGGTGACCATCCTCTCGGGGAGTCTCGGTGCCGGCAAGACGACGCTGCTCAATCACCTGCTCTCGAGCGCCGGCGATCGGACGCTGGCGGTCCTCGTCAACGACATGGGCGAGGTCAACGTCGACGCCGAACTCGTCGCCGAGGGCTCGGAACTCGAGCTCGACGACGGCGTCGCGGAGCTCTCGAACGGCTGTATCTGCTGTGAACTCCAGGACGACCTCGAGACCGCCGTGGTCAGGCTGGCTCGCGATCGGTCGTTCGATCACCTCGTCGTCGAGTCGTCGGGGATTTCCGAGCCCGCTCCGGTCGCTCGGTTGTTCACCACCGAATCCCGTGTCGCCGCGCTCTACGACGTCGACACGCTCGTGACCGTCCTCGACACGCCCGCGTTCCTCGAGGCTTTCGCGGGCGAGGAGCGGCCGGAGCGCCGGGGAGACGAGGACGACCGGCCGCTCTCGGATCTGCTGGTCGAGCAGGTGGAAGTCTCGAACCTCGTCTTGCTCAACAAGGCGGATCTCTGTAGCGAGGCGGAACTCGCGGAGGCCGAGGAACTCGTCCGCGCGCTCCAGCCCGAGGCCGAGACGATCCCGACGGAGTTCTCGGGGGTCGATCCCGACCGGCTGCTCGGTGCCGGCCTGTTCGATCCCGGGCGCGTGAACGACCTTCCGGGCTGGAAGCGAGCGCTCGAGTCGGCCGACGACGATCACGACCACGACGAGAGCGGGCACGCTGATCACGACGGCCGGCGAGACGAGGACGACCACCGCGGCCACCACCACCCAGACGAGGTATACGGCGTCTCGTCGTTCGTCTATCGGTCCCGCAGGCCGTTCCATCCCGAGCGATTCGCCGCGTTCCTCCGGGAGCTTCCGCGATCGATCGTCCGCTCGAAGGGGACCGCCTGGCTCGCCGACAACGAGATGCGCGTCTCGATCGCCCAGGCCGGTCCGTCGGTCAGGGCCACCGCACAGGGGCCCTGGATCGCGAGCCTCCCGGAGGTCGAGCGCGACATGTATCGATCGAACCGACCCGACCTCGAGTGGCACGACGAACACGGCGATCGCCGGACGGAGCTCGTCTTCATCGGTACCGACTACGACGAGGGAAAACTCCGGGCGGCGCTCGAGGATGCGCTGGTCACCGACGCGGAGTGGGAGACGAAGTTCGACGGACCCTTCCCCGAAGCACAGGGCGACGAGGCCGTCGTTCGGGAGCCCTGA
- a CDS encoding ArsA family ATPase: MEPFVFFGGKGGVGKTTVSCAYALRCARDGERTLVVSTDPAHSVTDVFDQQFDDSPQPVGGVDGLDAMEIDPEDEVTRHLDEIRQDLSEQVSASMVNEINRQLEMAHGTPGAYESALFDRFVDVMRNSDPYDRVVFDTSPTGSTLRLLGLPDLLEGWIDRLMHKRRTSIDLFEKAAVGNNEPRRVMEGDPVLARLQGRKEFFEFAGSALHDDAAFFLVLNPDELSLNETERAIANLQEKDLAVRGLVANKLTPSPDPDEDGRGARYLRERVETETERLETIRSEFEPPLVAEIGWRSSEVKGDLLADVADELDIETTAEPPTHV, from the coding sequence ATGGAACCGTTCGTCTTCTTCGGCGGCAAGGGCGGCGTCGGCAAAACGACCGTCTCGTGTGCGTACGCGCTCCGCTGTGCGCGCGACGGCGAGCGAACCCTCGTCGTTTCGACCGACCCCGCACACTCCGTCACCGACGTGTTCGACCAGCAGTTCGACGACTCCCCGCAGCCGGTCGGGGGAGTCGACGGGCTCGACGCGATGGAGATCGATCCCGAAGACGAGGTGACGCGTCACCTCGATGAGATCCGACAGGACCTCTCCGAGCAGGTGTCGGCGTCGATGGTCAACGAGATCAACCGCCAACTCGAGATGGCTCACGGCACGCCGGGCGCCTACGAATCGGCCCTGTTCGACCGGTTCGTCGACGTGATGCGGAACTCCGATCCGTACGATCGCGTCGTCTTCGACACCTCGCCGACGGGCAGCACGCTCCGACTGCTCGGACTCCCCGACCTGCTTGAGGGCTGGATCGACCGACTGATGCACAAGCGACGGACGAGCATCGACCTCTTCGAAAAGGCCGCCGTCGGGAACAACGAACCGCGCCGCGTCATGGAGGGCGATCCCGTCCTCGCGCGACTCCAGGGCCGAAAGGAGTTCTTCGAGTTCGCCGGCTCGGCGCTGCACGACGACGCCGCCTTTTTCCTCGTCCTGAACCCTGACGAACTCTCGTTGAACGAGACCGAGCGTGCGATCGCCAACCTTCAGGAGAAGGATCTCGCGGTCCGGGGCCTCGTCGCCAACAAACTCACGCCGTCGCCCGATCCCGACGAGGACGGCCGCGGCGCACGCTACCTCCGCGAGCGCGTCGAGACGGAGACGGAACGTCTCGAGACGATCCGCTCGGAGTTCGAACCGCCGCTGGTCGCCGAAATCGGCTGGCGGAGTTCGGAAGTCAAGGGCGATCTCCTGGCGGATGTCGCCGACGAACTCGACATCGAAACGACCGCCGAGCCGCCGACGCACGTCTAG
- a CDS encoding redox-regulated ATPase YchF — protein sequence MSTSYRIGLVGKPSVGKSSFFNAATMNDVPEGAYPFTTIDPSVGEAYARVDCAAPEFDEECTPNVGYCDHGTRFVPTKLVDVAGLIPGAHEGNGLGNQFLSDLNETDVLVHVVDFSGKTDAEGEPTEGHDPRDDIGFLEEELDQWYLGVLEKGINRYESGYTTEDDAIEEELAEQMSAFKTTEDEIKRLIRRVDVGFDPAAWDEDDQLALAREIRKETKPMVIAANKMDTPEAQENYEEITSDPDYDHLTIVPCSAHAEKALKSADQAGVVDYRPGDAEFEIVDDVSGEQEQGLEQIRDFLDEFGATGVQAALETALFDVLGVTPVFPGGANGLGNERGEVLPDCYLIPPNSTAEDFAYSLHSDIGDGFLHAIDCRTNRQLGKDYEVESRDVIEVITTN from the coding sequence ATGAGTACGAGTTACCGAATCGGACTCGTCGGCAAACCCTCCGTCGGCAAGTCCTCCTTCTTCAACGCAGCGACGATGAACGACGTGCCCGAGGGGGCCTACCCGTTCACGACGATCGATCCCAGCGTGGGCGAGGCCTACGCTCGCGTCGACTGTGCGGCACCCGAGTTCGACGAGGAGTGCACGCCGAACGTCGGCTACTGCGACCACGGGACCCGCTTCGTCCCGACGAAACTCGTCGACGTCGCCGGGCTGATCCCCGGCGCACACGAGGGCAACGGGCTGGGCAATCAGTTCCTCTCCGACCTCAACGAGACCGACGTGCTCGTCCACGTCGTCGACTTCTCCGGGAAGACGGACGCCGAAGGCGAACCCACCGAGGGCCACGACCCGCGAGACGACATCGGGTTCTTAGAGGAGGAGCTCGATCAGTGGTATCTGGGCGTCTTAGAGAAGGGGATCAATCGATACGAGTCGGGCTACACTACTGAGGACGACGCTATCGAGGAAGAGCTCGCCGAACAGATGAGCGCGTTCAAGACGACCGAGGACGAGATCAAACGACTCATCCGACGCGTCGACGTCGGCTTCGATCCCGCCGCGTGGGACGAGGACGACCAGCTCGCGCTCGCCCGCGAGATCCGGAAAGAGACCAAGCCGATGGTCATCGCGGCGAACAAGATGGACACGCCCGAGGCACAGGAAAACTACGAGGAGATTACCAGCGATCCCGACTACGATCACCTGACGATCGTCCCCTGCAGCGCCCACGCCGAGAAGGCCCTCAAGTCGGCCGACCAGGCCGGTGTCGTCGACTATCGGCCCGGCGACGCTGAGTTCGAAATCGTAGACGACGTCTCGGGCGAGCAGGAACAGGGCTTAGAACAGATTCGCGACTTCCTCGACGAGTTCGGCGCGACGGGCGTTCAGGCGGCCCTCGAGACGGCGCTCTTCGACGTGCTCGGCGTCACACCGGTGTTCCCCGGCGGTGCGAACGGGTTGGGGAACGAGCGGGGCGAAGTGCTGCCGGACTGTTACCTGATTCCGCCGAACTCGACCGCGGAGGACTTCGCCTACAGTCTCCACTCCGACATTGGCGACGGCTTCCTCCACGCAATCGACTGCCGAACGAACCGTCAACTGGGCAAGGACTACGAAGTCGAGTCTCGAGACGTGATCGAAGTAATTACGACGAACTGA